AGGGGCAGTTCGGCACCACCTACCTGTGCGTGGCCAAGGAGGACGGCGGCGAGTTCGCGTGCAAGTCCATCCCCAAGCGCAAGCTGCTGTGCCGCGAGGACTACGAGGACGTCTGGCGCGAGATCCAGATCATGCACCACCTCTCGGAGCACCCCAACGTCGTCCGCATCCGTGGCGCCTACGAGGACGCGCTCTTCGTGCACATTGTCATGGAGCTCTGCGCCGGCGGGGAGCTCTTCGACCGCATCGTGGCCAAGGGGCACTACACCGAGCGTGCCGCAGCGCAGCTCATCAGGACAATCGTTGGGGTCGTAGAGGCATGCCACTCGCTCGGCGTCATGCACCGGGACCTCAAGCCGGAGAACTTCCTGTTTGCCAGCACTGCCGAGGACGCCCCACTCAAGACCACCGATTTTGGGCTATCCATGTTCTACAAGCCCGGTATGTACTATGCTTCTATTGATTTACATGTCTAGTACTTTGTTCTTTCATATGTAGTACTTTGTTGACCAGTTCGAGCTTTGTTGGTATATCATATTTGATCAGGTTGATTTAAATGTCAATAGTGCTTTTATTCCTTTTGCTAGAGTAAGAATGCTTGCCATGAGGTGACATTGCTTTGAAAGTGGGAAGAACTGGTACTGGAACAGTGTTGGAGTTCCAGTTGGAAATTATGATAATTAGTGGGTTGTTGTAGTTGCCAACAAAAGGAGTGTCAGAAACAGTTCCTAGTATTAATGAATGTCAAGGGCGGTGCTTGTGTTATTGTGTGGTTTATCTCGTTGGAACCTTGAAGACTTGCCAAAACTTGTCTTCTTTTAGATATGATGGTTGCAAGATACCGAAAGGAACCGTGTAACTTTGTAATGTTCATAAGATTACTATTTCGGAACCTCATATGGGTGGGAAGACAAGTGTGTTCATATAACCAGACAACACTGGTTCGAATCTCTGAAGCAAGTTTAGACTAGTTACATGTTGTGAAATGTGTAGTACCCATTACTAGCAATATCAGCAATCTAGTTGTttctgaaaaaatatcatcaatttAGTTGTTATTCTAGTGTGCAGTCTTGATTTGATATTTTCATCTGGCGCTTCAAATGCTACGTTGTATATTTTGAGTCTTATGTTTTACTTAAAAATTTCTGTTCGAGCCAGACTAGATTTGTTGAAATATCTGCTTCCATTTCCTCAGGTGACAAATTCTCTGATGTTGTTGGGAGCCCCTACTATGTTGCACCTGAGGTGCTTCAGAAATGCTATGGTCCAGAAGCTGATGTCTGGAGTGCTGGGGTGATTCTGTACATTTTGCTATGTGGTGTCCCCCCTTTCTGGGCAGGTAAACTAGTTGCAGTTAAACCATCAAATTGGTAGGCCTCCATATTCTCATGTTCCTTCATGCATGTTTTCTTTTCAGAAACTGAAGCAGGAATCTTCAGACAGATCCTTCGAGGCAAACTTGATTTTGAGTCTGAGCCCTGGCCTAGTATCTCTGACAGCGCTAAAGATCTAGTCCGTACTATGCTTTGCAGGGATCCTACAAAGCGACTCTCTGCTCATGAGGTTCTTTGTAAGTGCACCTCCTCCTTATCACTCATGGAAGCGGTAGATTTGGTGCTTTAGACAGGATATATTTTGATTTCTTGCTTCTCATACTGTCATTGCCTTTGATGCCTGTCAGGTCACCCATGGATTGTTGATGATGCTGTGGCGCCTGATAAGCCTATTGATTCTGCTGTTTTGTCAAGACTGAAGCATTTTTCTGCAATGAACAAGCTCAAGAAGATGGCATTGAGGGTATGAATTTTCAATTGTCCATTCGTAAATGCACAACTTCTTTTTGAGCAGAAACTGTAGGGAGATCCTAACAGTAAAGTTTTATTAAACAAGAGAAACATGTTACATGAATGTGCTAGTAAATGCACTAGCTAATTCTCCAGATGTAGGTTGTATCCATGTGGTTAATTGCTGAGTTACCTCAAATTTAATGCTTCGTTCCATTATTGTTAACAATAGTGTTGCCATATTTGCATCATATACCAATGCATGCCTATCGAAGTCCAAGCATCTCTGGCTACCATCAGTGTTGCTTTTTTCTGTTACCATACACATTTATGGAAGGAAATAGTGGAGCATCTTGACGTGCCTGCCTAATTTTCTCTAGTTTGCTAGTCTTGGCCAACTTTGTTTTATCCAGATGGTTTTCTAGCTTTCTAGAATGATCTTGTTCAGATCCATATTATCATAGCAGATTATTGTTATACGACAGTAGTTAGTGTATCAATGCTGTTATTAGGTCCCCATATTTTTTCTGTTTGTTATTTGGTTGTGAACTAAATACATATATTTGGAGTCTTGAGGGTTTATGGCTGTTGATGCATTATAAAGATTGCATAATTTCTCAGATACTTGATAAGCATTTTGCAACTTGCAATGCTCATCTTGAACTGCTTATTCACAGATATTCATCTTACTattatcatttttttcttcaggtTATTGCTGAAAGCCTGTCTGAGGAAGAGATTGGAGGTCTAAGGGAGCTGTTCAAAATGATTGATGCCGACAATAGTGGAACTATAACATTTGATGAGCTGAAAGATGGCTTGAAAAGGGTGGGCTCAGAGCTAACCGAACATGAAATCCAGGCTTTAATGGATGCGGTAGGTGCTTCGTTACAAGCTAAATAAACGATTCCTTCATTCAGAAAACGAGTATAACAGAATCTCTGGATTTTATGATTCATAATGGTATCTATCTATTTGTTTAAGGCGGACATCGACAACAGCGGAACGATTGATTATGGTGAATTCATCGCAGCTACATTGCACATGAATAAACTAGAGAGGGAGGAGAACTTGGTGTCAGCATTCTCGTTTTTTGACAAGGATGGAAGTGGATTCATCACCATCGATGAGCTATCACATGCATGCCGCAAATTTGGTCTGGATGATGTTCACCTTGAGGATATGATCAAAGATGTCGATCAGAACAATGTCAGTGTTTCTTCATACTTGGTTCTACTCTGTCCCGTCCCATGCATATATGTTTTGTTCGAATCCTGACTTGTCTGTTTGCCAATTAATCTCTGTGTTGTTTTCAGGACGGGCAAATCGATTACAGTGAGTTCACAGCGATGATGAGAAAGGGTAATGCCAGCGCAACAGGGAGGCGAACCATGAGGAACAGCTTGAATCTGAATCTCGGCGACATCTTGAATCCCAGCAACAGCTAAGCCGGCATGGGGAGGAGAAGTGCCATACCTGGTGGATGCCATTTTGTGAAAGTTTTTGCATGCCTGATCAGCTGGACTACTAATCTAAGAGGGAAATGGGAGATAGATGGAGTCTCCTAGTAGTACTCAGTAGCTAGAGGGAGGGAATGGCGCACTCCTTTGGTTGTAACCGAATCTTAGACGCTGGATATGGAGGTGATGATGCGATGAACTGCATTGTGTATTCCTGTGGTTGAACACTGTTGGTAGCCGCATCAACTATTTACTGTTCACTTCTGTTTACTGTCAACTGTTGGTACAGTTGTTGAAAGGAATTCAGATGATGCCTGCTGGTCACCTTGTGTCTATTTTTTCCTATATAATGGGGCTACCTTGTCTATACAGTGACGAGGTAGTATAAAATTGCTGAACAAAAACTATTTTCAAACAATTTCGCACAGATTGAATCCATTATCAATTTACAATAAACATGGCCCGTTAACTGCACTATCTATCTGTAGGCATATCCGTCGTCCTTGGAGTTTGGACCTTTGATGTTCTGAAAAATTCATCGTGTATGTTCTCTTCGTATCACAGAAAACATGGGTCATTTTGTGTCTCCATTGACTGAGAATCCCTCGAGTCGATCAACCTGTCCGCCACGTGAATCAGTGACGCGACGTGTATCTCAAGGGGAAATCAGGCGATTTAGAGCTAGCGATTCCTTTTACTTAAACTAATTCATTCAACATGCTTGATTGCGTGTGCATTTGAAGATGTGTACTGAATTTCTGTTTGgttattttatttcattttgaAAGAGTAGTCTACCTTATGCTTTCAAAACGAGCCGTAGCCCGGGTGACCAGAGGTCAGTTACATGAGTTTGGTGAAAACAGAGAGCTTCCACCCACTGTTTGGTTCGGGTGCGGTGACCACCCCCGGTGCTGTGTGTCTCTTGTGGGATCGTGGGAAAATGGGGGTGCTGCGCCGCCACCCTCCCTCGTTCTCTCGCTTGTAACTTCCCCTGATCTCTGTTACTCATCTGATAATCAATAAAAAAAAGAACGCCGGCCGCCCTTCCATCGCCCACGCCCGGATATAAAAAGGCCCTCCCTCGACGGGGAGCACACACTCTCTACCAAGCTccttccctcgccgccgacgccccTCTCGACCGAGCTCGCCTCTCCTCTCCTTTTCTCCCCGCCGATGAGCATGGCCGAGCGTTACCCAGGCAACGCCGCGACGGCTAATGGCTTTGGCAGCCGTCTCCTGCACGAGGACGAGGCACGGCTCCTCTACGAGGCCGACTACCCGGCACCGCCGGACATGCAGGTGCCGGGCACGTGGAAGCTGAGCGCCGGCGGAGTCCCGGTGCCACCAGTGCCCACCGGCGCTGCCCGGCGCGCCGAGATCGCGCGCATCTGGTCCTCGCTGACGGAGGAGGTGCGCAACCAGCCGAGGTACGCTGCCGACAGCAACACGCTGTGGACGGCATACTTCGGACGCCACCACGCCGACCAGCTCGCCTCCTCGAACGGCGTCGAGCCCCGCGGCCACCACAATTCCGAGGGGCGCCGCCGATGGTGGGGCGTCCCCGGCCTCACCCTCGAAGCCGTCCTCGAGCACATCAAGGCCGACAACACGCCGCGCCTGGAGTACCCGGCGCCCCTCACCTTCTCGCGCCGTCGCGACAGCTCCTGGACGCCGCGACGGATGAAGACGGCGACCTCCTCGTCGTCGGGCTCTGACTCCCTCTCCTCCGGTTCGCCGGCGCTCCGCCCCGTcaagccggagccacaggagagGGTGCTCGGGCGCCACACCCGCGACAGCGCCCTCGTCATCCACGACGGCGCCGcccctctccttcttcttcccggCTCGTCAGGCCGAAGACCGAGCTGGGGTTGCTCCCCGTGAAGAAGGAGCACGCGGACATGGCCGCCGCCGACGAGACCGCCCTCAAATGGGCAAAGGCGGACTACGTCCGCGAGCAGGTAGAGCACCAGCGCCGCGCCCTCGAGGAGATCGCCGCTCGGTGCTGCGGACGCGAGGAGGGCGGCGTCGTCATCCTCGAcagcgacggcgaggaggtgcccGGGCCGTCCAACCCCCCGCGCATCGGCGACGCTGGTCAGGGGTCCAGCAgggacggcggcgacgacgacgacgactacACCCGGTTCTACATGCTCCTCGGCATGTAGAAGGCGGGCTTTTCGGCAGCGGCGCGGCGGCGCAGTAGTGCTAGGcgttttttagtttagtttaaatttatgtgtTTAAGTTTTTTTACAAATATCAATGAAATCGTCTAGTTTGAACAAATATGCGTCATGTTTGGCCGAGCTTATTTTTCAAAAAACGAGGTCTAGGAGGGTCGCGGGGCGGCAGTTGGGAAACCGACCGCCCCCACGCTGATATTATCGCCGGCGCGCCATATTTGAAGTCCCGGGGGGGCCGAACCGCTGAAGATGCTCTAAGCAACAAGAATCAAGTGCGAAGCCTCTGAACCCACGATAAAAGAGATGCTCTGTCCATTTGACTCCATAGTCTGAGTGGCCCAGCAGCGGTACAGCACAATACACCCGGCGACCATCTTTTATTGTTGAAAGTGCGATCATTCGTGGCTCTGCCATA
This genomic window from Aegilops tauschii subsp. strangulata cultivar AL8/78 chromosome 4, Aet v6.0, whole genome shotgun sequence contains:
- the LOC109769285 gene encoding calcium-dependent protein kinase 24; this encodes MQPDASGNAGGGGANPRPKLPPVAAAPAPSGRPASVLPHKTANVRDHYRIGKKLGQGQFGTTYLCVAKEDGGEFACKSIPKRKLLCREDYEDVWREIQIMHHLSEHPNVVRIRGAYEDALFVHIVMELCAGGELFDRIVAKGHYTERAAAQLIRTIVGVVEACHSLGVMHRDLKPENFLFASTAEDAPLKTTDFGLSMFYKPGDKFSDVVGSPYYVAPEVLQKCYGPEADVWSAGVILYILLCGVPPFWAETEAGIFRQILRGKLDFESEPWPSISDSAKDLVRTMLCRDPTKRLSAHEVLCHPWIVDDAVAPDKPIDSAVLSRLKHFSAMNKLKKMALRVIAESLSEEEIGGLRELFKMIDADNSGTITFDELKDGLKRVGSELTEHEIQALMDAADIDNSGTIDYGEFIAATLHMNKLEREENLVSAFSFFDKDGSGFITIDELSHACRKFGLDDVHLEDMIKDVDQNNDGQIDYSEFTAMMRKGNASATGRRTMRNSLNLNLGDILNPSNS